The genomic DNA GCAATTTTATGTCAGAATGACAAATTATCCCTGAAAGGGATTAAGACATAGGGTTAGCTTTTCTGTAGTAAGCACTCCATATACCGTCAGAATGACAATATATCCCTGAAAGGGATTAAGATTTTCATATAAAATAAAGAGTTAATTAACTTCCATATTTTGTGGGAGTTTTTTTATTTTTTGTAATTTTTGTGATTTTTTGGTAAGACATATTTGCTAAAATACTGATAAATAAGAGATTTAAATAAAAAATAGAAGATATTTGAAATATTGTAAAAAATTAAGAAAATGTGTAAGATGGGTTATATACAATGAGATGAAATTAATTTTGAAAGGAGTTGTATTTAAATATGAAGATTGAAAAAGCAAAGACGATAGGAATTCCCACCTATGAAGGAGTAATAGGGATTGGTTCAGAGGATTTAGATAAGGTTAATATTTTAACGAAGATAATATTGAAAGCAATAAAGCTGGGAGTTAGCTTAGAGAGACTGGAAATTCTTATAAAAATACCTAAATATTTATTAGAAGAGGATTTAAAAAAATTAGATGAAAGGGGAATTGTTGAAAGGAAAGGGGATATATACTGCTTAACAGAGATAGGGGAAACTAATTATAGTATTTTAGAAGTTATAGAAGAGTTTAATAGATTAAAAAAAGAAGTTATAGTAGATAGATATACGAGCAAAGTATTTTTCAAAGATAGCCTAAAAAATAACTATATTTCAACTGAAGATAAAGAGAACTATGAAAAATTTCATATTGATAAAGAGATTTATAAGTTAGAAACTGGAAAATTTATAACACAGTTATTTTATAATCTATCTCCAGCTAATTCTAAAAATATAGTTATAAAATTCTTACAAGAGAGTGGCTTTAATTTAAATGAGGATATAATTGAAAATCTTTATGTTCAAGTAACTCTTAATACAAATATTCAAGGATATATTTTAGGAAACTTAAAAGAAAGCTTAGTTTTTAATACTATTTCTAATCTAAATAGAGATGTTTTAGTTGAAAGACCTTATTTTAAAGTAAAAGCTATACCTTCATTTAAATCTGTAGTTGGATTAAAAAAAGATGTAAAAGAAGCAATACAAAAATTAAATTTAGAAAACAGTGAGCTTTTATCTGAAAAAGCAAAAAATTTAGTATCAAAGATAGAAATTTTGAAAAAAGAGTCTGTAACTTACTATGATCCTTTAGAAAAAATATATTTAGAAAATTGCTTAAAATCAGAGGTAGATACAAAAATAAGCGAGAAAAAAATTTTTAAAATTGAAGAGAAAGCTTTAAAGATAAAAGCCTTAGAATTTGAAAATGAATTTTTGCAGGAGATTAAAAATAAGTATCAAAATGATTTAGAAATAAAATATAGTGCTCAACCAAATAATATAATACAAAAAATTGCAGCAGAAGAACTAATAGACTTTTATGAGGAGGTTTTAAAAAATGGTTTATGTTAGCACTAAGTCTCCATTTAAATTTAATGGTAATTTAAAAGATTTAGATTCATTATTTAAAGAAGTTGAAAACTTGGACATTGTTGCTCCTGTAGAAAATATATCAGAAACAATTATTTATAGTTTTAACGTATTAGGAGCATTTTGCAACTATTTAACTGAAAGAAATTTAACTGAAAATATGGCTAGAAGATATGAGATTTTAAAAAGAACATTAGATTTGAAGTATCAAGAGCAGGTAAAAAGAATTGAAGCAATAGAGAAAAATGAGATTGTTAAAATTCAAGAACTTTTAAAGCTTCATAAAAAAAATATAGAAAAAAATACATTGGAGTTTAAAAAGTCAATCTCTTCTCTACAGACAAAGTTTAAAAATAAGAAAGAACAGATTAAGAAAAAAGAAGAGGAATATAGAAAAATTAGGATTAATCTAAATAAATATATTCAGCTGTTAAAAGAGTTAATTGATACTCTAAAAGATTCATATGACATTAAAAATGAAAAATCAAGAGGAGACTATAACGATTTGTGCGATAAATTGGTTGAGGCTCAAAATGAGTATAGTAAGTTTATACAATAGATAATTAGAGGAGGAAAACTAATGAAAAATAAACTAGTGAAAAAAGGAGTAAACCCCTTAGCTTTGATAGATCCAATTCAAGAAGCTCTTACAATAGTTAGCGATACAATTATTAATATAAAAAGAGAGAATTCAATAACAGAAAGATTTGAAATAGAAGCAGGAGTACACGTTGAAAAAGAAAGAGAAGTAACAAAAAGGGTTATTCATGAAAGTAACGTAAGTTTAGCAAAATTCTGCGTAGAGTGTGAAACAAAATTGAAACTTGCTAATCTAGATATAGAAAAATTAAAAGTGGAGATTGAAGTAGTAGCTAAAGAGTCTAGTGAAACTCATGAAGAGAATATGCGTTCTTTCGAATTAAAAGAGAAGATTCTTGTTATGAAATTTAAAGTAATTGATATGCTTATTGATCTTATTAAAGAGTTAAAAATATTTGAAGAAAAAAGAGAAGTTTTACAAAAACTTCATGAAGCAGTTTTATCATTAAGTTAAACTATAGGAGGTTAATAATATGGGACTTTGGTCGTTTGGTATTGCTGGTGTAGTAGCTTATGGAGCCTATCGTCTTTGTCGTTATTTTAATGAATTAAGTGAAAGTGAAAGAGAAGAAAGACGAGCTATAAGAAGAAGATTTGATGAATATAAAAGTAAAATGCAAAAAAGGAAAGATGAATATATAAAAAAAGCCAAGGAAAACCTAGGAGAACATAGTCTAAATGCTTCTTATGAATTAAATGAAGTTATGAGACAAGCTGTTGAACTATGTAAAGAGGATACTAAAAAATATTATGAAGAGTTAAAAATATCTTTAAGTGAGAGAATTATTTTAAAAGAAGAGCTATTAAAAGAGATTGATAATAAAATTAAGGAGATAGAAGGTCTTACAAAATTAATGCAACAGACATATATAAGAAGTAAAAGTTTTTCAATTATAACAACTCAACTATATGAAGCTAAAAATTATGTAGGTGCTTATATTAAATATTTAAAATCTTATGACAGAGAGTTAGAAAAAAATTATAACTGGGCTATTAAAAATATAGAAGAACATAAATTTAAAGAGTTACAAATGGAGCCTTTTGATTTTCTTTTACCAGAGTTTTATCCTTATTCAGGTAGAATAATAGCAGTAAATAGTGATGAAATTTCAGAAACTGGTGAATTTTCTAAAAAAATTCAAGGTATCTACCATCCTAACAAGTTTAAAATAAATGATCTAGATAGAATAGAGAATTTAAAAGGAAAAGATCAAGATATTAGTTTTATTATAGAATCTTTTGATAAAGAGGAAAAATATTGGGATATTAATTATGGAAAGGGATTATTTGTAAAAAATCTAATGGAACAACCAGGGTTAGGAATAGAAGCAGAGGTAGTAAAATTGGAAAAGGATTCTCTACTTTTAGATTACTATGGAGTAACTCTTAAGTTAAGTAGAGAAAATTACTTAAACCCTAGAATAAATCCAATGAGAGGATCAAAATTAACAGTTTATCCTTTAGAGATTAGAAAAAATCTTAGAGGAAATTATATGCCTAGAGTAACTGAGAATCCTTTTGAGTCAATAATTTTAGAGTATATATCTGATATTCCATTTTTATTGCCAGAAGAAAAAAAAGATGAGTTTGAAAAAAAGTTAAAAGAGGAACAGTTAGCTAATTTTGCTTCATATAACTGGAAAATAGGTCCTGTTGAAAAAGATTCTAATAAATTAAAATTACAACTTGGTGAAGATCTTGGTTTTTTAGTTAATTTGAAACAATGGAAAAATAGCGATTCAAGTTATTTAGAATTTGAAAGATTTTTAAGTGAAGAGGAAAAGTTTTTACCCCAAGATATTTATATGTGTTTAAATGCTAGTTTATCAACATATTTATTAGAGGAAAAAGATTCAATAACTGAGGTTGAAAAAGATTCAATGGAAACTTTAATAAATTTAATGATTATGGAATTTAAAAATCAACAAGAGTTAATAGAAAGTTCTCCAGGGATACTGTATTTTAATAAGTGGACAGAGGTTACAAATAAGCTACTAAATTATTTATCAAAAGATAATTATAATCAAATTACGTGTGAAATTAGCAATTTAAATAGAGATTTTATTGCTAAAGGAACAAAATTGGAAACTTGGTCTGGAACAATAGAGAATTTGGAAGAGGTTATAAAAAATTTAGAAAATATTTATAAAGATTCAGATAGAAGAGTTGATTTTTTTACTGAGAACTCATTATTAAAATATGAAGTTAGATTCTTAATTGATGATGGGAAAGTAGAAATCTATCAAAAAAGTAATGATGCATTTTTAAATGATCTTTCAGAACTAGAAAATATAAGAGTAAATGTATACCCTAAAAAAACTCCTTATCCTGAAATACAACAAAAATTGGCATTAGACAGATTTAGAAGAGGAGATGTAGAAAATACTAATATTAAATTAGCTCTTTTATCTGGAGAAAATATTAAAGAAAGCAGTTTTTCAAATGAAAAAATAACTAAATACTTTAATAGAGATATAGAAAACAATCTTTATCAAAGAGAGATAGTAGAAAAAGCATTAAATTCAAAAGATATATTTTTAATTCAAGGACCTCCTGGAACGGGAAAAACTACAGTTATTAAAGAGATAATACTACAGCAGTTAGAAGTTAATCCAGCTTCAAATATACTTATAACATCTCAAACAAATGTAGCTGTAGATAATGTTCTAAAAGGATTAATAAGTGATTATTCATCTAAAATTAATGAAAAAAATATGATTAGATGTGGAAATGAAGATAGAGTGGATGATGATTTGAATAATATTCTTTTTGATAATGTATTAAGAAACTATACAGCTTCAGTTGTTTCAGAGATTCCTAGAAATGGAGTTGAAGCAGATTTAAAGGAAACTTGGCTAACATATATGGCTAATCAAAATAGCTTGAAAAATGAACTAGGAGAGATAATACTAAAAGGTAAACAGATTGTTGGAGCAACATGTGTTGGAATTGCTAAAAAGCGTGTGGGACTTGATGATTTAAAGTTTGATTTAGTTATTGTAGATGAGGCAAGTAAAGCACTTCCAGCAGAGATGTTAATTCCTTTAAATAAGGCTAAAAAATGTATCATAATAGGTGACCAAAAGCAGCTACCACCAACAATTAATCCATTTCTTTTAAATAAAGATGAGTCACAATTGGAAGATTATGCTTACTGTAAAGAGGAGATGTTTAATAAAAGTCTTTTTGAAAAGATATTTTCTGAAGCACCTGACTATGCAAAAAGTATGTTAAGAACTCAATATAGAATGCCTTTAACAATTGGAAATATGATTAGTCAGTTTTTCTATGAGAATAACTTGGAAAATGGGGATGTTTGTAAATTAAAAAAACCTATTTATAATACTAAAAACTTAAATTGGTTGGATACTTCAAAGAT from Candidatus Cetobacterium colombiensis includes the following:
- a CDS encoding AAA domain-containing protein, which produces MGLWSFGIAGVVAYGAYRLCRYFNELSESEREERRAIRRRFDEYKSKMQKRKDEYIKKAKENLGEHSLNASYELNEVMRQAVELCKEDTKKYYEELKISLSERIILKEELLKEIDNKIKEIEGLTKLMQQTYIRSKSFSIITTQLYEAKNYVGAYIKYLKSYDRELEKNYNWAIKNIEEHKFKELQMEPFDFLLPEFYPYSGRIIAVNSDEISETGEFSKKIQGIYHPNKFKINDLDRIENLKGKDQDISFIIESFDKEEKYWDINYGKGLFVKNLMEQPGLGIEAEVVKLEKDSLLLDYYGVTLKLSRENYLNPRINPMRGSKLTVYPLEIRKNLRGNYMPRVTENPFESIILEYISDIPFLLPEEKKDEFEKKLKEEQLANFASYNWKIGPVEKDSNKLKLQLGEDLGFLVNLKQWKNSDSSYLEFERFLSEEEKFLPQDIYMCLNASLSTYLLEEKDSITEVEKDSMETLINLMIMEFKNQQELIESSPGILYFNKWTEVTNKLLNYLSKDNYNQITCEISNLNRDFIAKGTKLETWSGTIENLEEVIKNLENIYKDSDRRVDFFTENSLLKYEVRFLIDDGKVEIYQKSNDAFLNDLSELENIRVNVYPKKTPYPEIQQKLALDRFRRGDVENTNIKLALLSGENIKESSFSNEKITKYFNRDIENNLYQREIVEKALNSKDIFLIQGPPGTGKTTVIKEIILQQLEVNPASNILITSQTNVAVDNVLKGLISDYSSKINEKNMIRCGNEDRVDDDLNNILFDNVLRNYTASVVSEIPRNGVEADLKETWLTYMANQNSLKNELGEIILKGKQIVGATCVGIAKKRVGLDDLKFDLVIVDEASKALPAEMLIPLNKAKKCIIIGDQKQLPPTINPFLLNKDESQLEDYAYCKEEMFNKSLFEKIFSEAPDYAKSMLRTQYRMPLTIGNMISQFFYENNLENGDVCKLKKPIYNTKNLNWLDTSKIKDCFEDDKNGSPKNKKEAEIITNLIKDIRSRGIDNRIAVITPYKGQKRVIKKLIRESSLLENVAVDTIDSFQGDEADLVIFSTTRSKKPTEFFKDNARLNVAFSRVKRELIIVGSSEYFYKKYGPNSKLFEIAKYIGEVGNILECNY